One Pseudomonas entomophila genomic window carries:
- the tal gene encoding transaldolase: MTSKLEQLKQFTTVVADTGDLDAITRLKPVDATTNPSLLLKAAAIPGYADLLKQVKADSKGNVDLACDKFAVAVGAGILKAIPGRISTEVDARLSFDEPALLKKARQLIELYEAAGIKRDRVLIKLASTWEGIRAAEKLEKEGIQTNLTLLFSFAQAQACADAGVFLISPFVGRIYDWYKKSTGKDYVGAEDPGVQSVTRIYDYYKTNGYNTVVMGASFRNIGQIEQLAGCDRLTISPELLVQLSDDQGELPRILKPGNAGEAKQQLNENQFRWAMNEDAMATEKLAEGIRQFARDQEKLEALMADKA, translated from the coding sequence ATGACCTCCAAGCTGGAACAACTCAAGCAGTTCACCACCGTGGTCGCCGACACCGGCGACCTGGACGCCATCACCCGCCTCAAGCCGGTCGACGCCACCACCAACCCGTCGCTGCTGCTCAAGGCCGCCGCCATCCCGGGCTACGCCGACCTGCTCAAGCAGGTCAAGGCCGATAGCAAAGGCAATGTCGACCTAGCCTGCGACAAGTTCGCGGTGGCGGTGGGTGCGGGCATTCTCAAGGCTATTCCTGGCCGGATTTCCACCGAAGTGGATGCGCGCCTGTCGTTCGACGAACCGGCGCTGCTGAAAAAAGCCCGCCAACTGATCGAGCTGTACGAAGCCGCTGGGATCAAGCGCGATCGCGTACTGATCAAGCTGGCCTCCACCTGGGAAGGCATCCGCGCCGCCGAGAAGCTGGAAAAGGAAGGCATCCAGACCAACCTCACCCTGCTGTTCTCCTTCGCCCAGGCCCAGGCCTGCGCCGATGCCGGGGTGTTCCTGATCTCGCCATTCGTAGGGCGTATCTACGACTGGTACAAGAAGAGCACCGGCAAGGACTACGTCGGCGCCGAAGACCCGGGCGTGCAGTCGGTCACGCGCATCTACGACTACTACAAGACCAACGGCTACAACACCGTGGTCATGGGCGCGAGCTTCCGCAACATCGGCCAGATCGAACAACTGGCCGGCTGCGACCGCCTGACCATCAGCCCCGAGCTGCTGGTGCAGCTGTCTGACGACCAGGGCGAATTGCCACGCATCCTCAAGCCGGGCAATGCCGGTGAAGCCAAGCAACAGTTGAACGAAAACCAGTTCCGCTGGGCGATGAACGAGGACGCCATGGCCACCGAGAAGCTGGCCGAGGGTATTCGCCAGTTCGCTCGGGACCAGGAGAAACTCGAAGCCTTGATGGCCGACAAAGCCTGA